Genomic segment of Arthrobacter antioxidans:
GCGGGCAGGAAGAAGAGGATGCCGAGGAGCGGCGAGAGCTTCGCGAGTCCGCCGAGGCGGTCGACGTTCGCCGTCCCGCCCCGACGCTCGATCAGTCCCGTGACGAGGAAGAGGCTCGTCTGCACGGTGATGTGGTGGGCCACGTAGTAGACCGCGGCCCCGAGGCCGATCCGCGAGGAGATGGCCAGCCCGAAGACCATGTACCCGATATGGCTGACGAGGGTGAAGGACAGGAGCCGCTTGATGTCCGACTGCGCGAGCGCCCCGAGGATGCCCACCACCATCGTGAGCAGCGCGACGATCATCAGGAGCGAATTGATGCGGTCGCCGGGGAAGAGGAGTGTCTCGACGCGGACCATCGCGTAGACGCCCACCTTGGTCAGCAGGCCGGCGAACACGGCGGTCACCGGGGCGGGCGCCGTGGGGTACGAGTCCGGCAGCCAGAAGGACAGCGGGAAGACCGCGGCCTTGATCCCGAAGGCCACGAGCAGCATGAGATGGAGCACCATCTGCGTCGCCGGGTCCACCGTCTCCAGCTTCACCGCGAGGTCCGCCATGTTGACCGTTCCGGTTGCCCCGTAGATCATCGCGATCGCGATCAGGAACAGCATGGAGGACACCACGCTGACGACGACGTAGGTCACCCCGGCGCGGATGCGCGGCGCGGTGCCGCCCAGGGTCATGAGGACGTAGCTCGCGGTCAGCAGGATCTCGAAGCCGACGTACAGGTTGAAGAGATCGCCCGTCAGGAAGGCGTTGGACACCCCCGCCACGAGGATCAGGTAGGTGGGGTGGAAGATCGAGACCGGTCCGTCCTCGTCGCCGTCGGCCATGCCCTGGCCGGCGGCGTAGATCAGCACCGCGAGGCTGATGGCGGAGGACACGACGAGCATCAGGGCGGAGAACTGGTCCACCACGAGCACGATGCCGAACGGGGGCTCCCACCCGCCGAGCCTCACCGCGTGGGTCCCCGTGGCAGGGGCTGCGAGCAGCATCACCACCTCGACGATCAGGGTCACGCTGAGCGTGGAGATGCTGACGGCCCGCTGCGCCCGCGAGTGCCGGATGAGCAGGAACGTGACGGCCGCCCCGAGGAACGGCAGGACGATCGCCAGGGGGGCCAGATCGGCGGCGATCACCGGCGATCCTCCCGCCGGCGCGTCCGGGCAGCAGGATCATCGTCGCTACGGGCGGTGCCCACCTCGAGCGTGGCGGCGCCGTCGTAGGCGGTCGCGCCGCTGCGCCCGGCCGGGGCGTCGTCGTCGTCGTCGAAGAACTCCGAGGTCTCGGCGACGACGTCGGCGTCGTCCTCCCAGTCGTAGCTGTCCTGGTCCGCGACGCGCCGGTCCTCGGGATCGTCCTGGACGTCGTCCTCGCGGCCGAGGACCCACGAACGGTAGATGATGCCGAGCATGAACGCCGTGACCGCGAACGTGATGACGATCGCCGTCAGGATCAGGGCCTGCGGCAGGCTGTCCGTGTACTCCTCCGCGGGGGTCCCCGGGACGTAGAGCGGCGACTTCCCGCCGCCTCCGCTCATGGCGAGCATCAGGATGTTCGCGCCGTTGCCGAGCAGGATCAGGCCGAGCAGCACGCGGGTCAGGCTCCGTTCGAGCAGCAGATAGATCCCGGCGGCGAAGAACGCCGCCATGAGCACGATCAGCGTGAGGTTGACGGTCACGGCTGGACTCCTTCGACGGCGGGCGGGACGAGCGCATCGGACCCGGAGGCCTCCTCGATG
This window contains:
- a CDS encoding Na(+)/H(+) antiporter subunit C → MTVNLTLIVLMAAFFAAGIYLLLERSLTRVLLGLILLGNGANILMLAMSGGGGKSPLYVPGTPAEEYTDSLPQALILTAIVITFAVTAFMLGIIYRSWVLGREDDVQDDPEDRRVADQDSYDWEDDADVVAETSEFFDDDDDAPAGRSGATAYDGAATLEVGTARSDDDPAARTRRREDRR
- a CDS encoding Na+/H+ antiporter subunit D, with the protein product MIAADLAPLAIVLPFLGAAVTFLLIRHSRAQRAVSISTLSVTLIVEVVMLLAAPATGTHAVRLGGWEPPFGIVLVVDQFSALMLVVSSAISLAVLIYAAGQGMADGDEDGPVSIFHPTYLILVAGVSNAFLTGDLFNLYVGFEILLTASYVLMTLGGTAPRIRAGVTYVVVSVVSSMLFLIAIAMIYGATGTVNMADLAVKLETVDPATQMVLHLMLLVAFGIKAAVFPLSFWLPDSYPTAPAPVTAVFAGLLTKVGVYAMVRVETLLFPGDRINSLLMIVALLTMVVGILGALAQSDIKRLLSFTLVSHIGYMVFGLAISSRIGLGAAVYYVAHHITVQTSLFLVTGLIERRGGTANVDRLGGLAKLSPLLGILFFLPAMNLAGIPPFSGFLGKLGLIQAGVELGTPLAYALVAGGVLTSLLTLLVMARVWNRAFWRSPADAEDPDPILLASKADGSSVGTSRHVTGEDTGRFAGKDPVTLLPRTMTGPTIGLVALGLALMVLAGPLFELSDDAAQEMLDRTPYIEAVLGPGADG